A segment of the Neisseria chenwenguii genome:
CGCGTGGAAAACCAAGCTGATTGCCGCCAATGTGGACAGATTATTTGTCGTCACCGCCGCCGTTCCCGCGCCGAGCGAAGCGCTGCTGCAACGCGCGCTGATTGCCGCCGAAGCCGCGGGCATCGAAGCCGTGATTGTGTTGAACAAAACCGACCTGCCCGAAACCGCTGCGTGGCGCGACAAACTCGCGTTTTACCAAACGCTCGGCTACCAAATTGCCGAAGTGAGCGCGCTCGCGGGTGCCGACGCCCTGCGCCCGCTTTTGCAGGGGCACACCAATATTTTTCTCGGCCAAAGCGGCATGGGCAAATCCACGCTGACCAACGCACTTTTGGGCAGCCAAACCGCCCGCGTCGGAGAAATCTCCACCGCCCTCGATTCGGGCAAACACACTACCACCCACGCGCAATTGTATGATTTAAATGAAGAAACCCGATTGATTGATTCCCCGGGTTTGCAGGAATTCGGCCTGCACCATCTCGAAGCCGCCGACCTGCTGCACTATTTCCCCGACTTGCGCCATCTCGCCGGACAATGCCGCTTCCACAACTGCACCCACCGCGCCGAACCCGACTGCGCAGTCAAAAAAGCCGCGGAAAACGGCAAAGTCAGAACAAGCCGCGTGGCGCTGTTGCAGAAAATTACGGATGAATTGCTGCGGTAATGCGGTTTGGGAAAAATAAGGCCGTTTGAAAGTTTCAGACGGCCTTTGCTTTACCCTTGCCGTAAAAAATCCACTTTCCCGACCATCGTCATATCCAGCCGCCAAAACACGGCCTGCACTTCGTAAACATCGGGGCCGGGCAGTTTGCTCAAATCAAAAATTCCGTACCAGCTCTTCTCTTTGGCTTCGCGTAATTTTTCAGACGGCAATTCGGCCTCCAGCCGTTCGCAGCGTTCATATTCCTCATCGCCCAACGAAAAAAACGTATCGTTCAAAACCGCGTGCCAGCCGTCGAAACTGCTGAGCAAAACCTGTTCCTGCGGAATTTCAAACTCAATCCGAACGCCTGCCGCACCTTTTTCCAAATGTCCGCGCCGCCGCAAATCAGGTTTCGGCTGCCGCCGCCCGTGCGCAAAACGCCACGCCCAAATGGGGAACGCCACACTCGCAGGTGGCGGGACTTTTTCAGCCAAGCGCGCCGCCATCCAGCGGTAGGCTGCCAGCCGCTCGGGCATCACATAAGCCGCATCGGCGGTCAGGAAACCCTGCCGTTGCAGCAGCAGGCAGTCTTCGGCGGGGCGGACTGTTCAGAGTTTTAGCATGGGAATTTACGGTATCGGTGTGGAAAAACGGTTTTCAGACGGCCTGAAACTTTCGCGAAAATCGAAAAGGCCGTCTGAAACGGCAGGCTTTCCGTGATTTTAGCCGCAAAAAACCGCCGCCCAAATTTCCGCTCCCTGCCTTTCAGGCGGCCTTTCCCCACCAAAAATGCTACAATACCGCCTCCGCTAACCCTGAAAAATCCCATGAAAAAAGCCCCCGCCCCAAAATCCTTTGAAGACGCCATCAAGCGTCTGGAAGCCCTCACGCAGGCGATGCAGAGCAGCGATATGCCGCTGGAAGACGCGCTGGCCGCGTATCAGGAAGGCAACGAGCTGGTGAAATACTGTCAGGAAAAACTGGCCGAAGTCGAGCAGAAACTGCAAGTGCTCGATTCAGACGGCCTGAAGGAGCTCAATCTTGATCCAAGCGAATGATTTGAAAAGCTGGCAGCAGAAAGCGCAGGCGCAGACCGAAATCCTGCTCGCGCACCTGATGCCGTCTGAAAACGACGTGCCGGAAAAACTGCACGAAGCCATGCGTTACGTCACACTCGGCGGTGGCAAACGCCTGCGCCCGCTGTTGGTGCTGGCTGCGTCCGAACTGGGCGAGGCCGACCAAGACGCCGTCGGTCAGGCAATGGCCGCGATTGAGATGTTGCACGTCTATTCGCTGGTGCACGATGACATGCCCGCGATGGACAACGACAGCCTGCGCCGCGGCAAACCGACCTGCCATGTGAAGTACGGCGAAGCCACTGCACTTTTGGTCGGCGACGCGCTGCAAACCCAGGCGTTCGACGTCATCTGCCGTCCCACCGCACTGCCCGCCGCGCGTCAGCTGCAAATGGCCGCCACCCTCGCCCGTGCCAGCGGCAGCCTCGGCATGGCGGGCGGGCAGGCGGTTGATTTGGACAATGTCGGCAAAGCCATGACCCAAGCCGCGCTCGAACAGATGCACAGCCTCAAGACCGGCGCGCTCATCCGCGCCGCCGTCGCCCTCGGCGCGCTTGCCTGCCCCGATTTGGGCGAAACCGATTTAGCCCGCCTAGACGGTTACGCTCAAAAATTAGGCTTGGCGTTCCAAGTCATCGACGACGTGCTCGACTGCGAAGCCGACACCGCCACGCTGGGTAAAACCGCCGGTAAAGACGCCGACAACGACAAGCCGACTTATGTCAAGCTGATGGGGTTGGCCGAAGCCCGCGCCTATGCCGAAACGTTGGTCGCCGACGCCGTTGCGCAGATCGAACCTTTCGGCGAAAAAGCCGCACACCTGCGGCAGCTCGCGGAATTTGTGACCGCGCGGAAGAATTGAGTCCGGCGCTTACGGTAAGCAAAAATGCCGTCTGAAAATATTTTCAGACGGCATTGCTGTTTCAGACGGTCTTACTGCGCAGCGCATACATCACGCCCCATTGGTACATCGCCTCCACCGCCGGCATCAGCGTCCGCCCGAGTCCGGTCAGCGAATACACGACTTTCGGCGGCATTTCGTCGAACACTTCCCGATGCACAATTCCCGCCTCTTCCAACTCGCGCAACCGCAAAGTCAGCATCCGCCGCGTGGCTTCGGGCATCAGGCGTTGGAGCCGGTTGAAACGCTGCGGCGCGGCGTTGAGGCGATAGACAATCAGCGGCTTCCACTTACCGCGCCGATGACGGACAGCGTGGCGTTGACGGGCATACAGGTGTGTTCGGGCAGGGTTTTCATGATGAGGGCGGCCGAAGTTTGGAAAGGGAGCAAAACCATATTTGCACAGGCCGTAGGTCGGATTCTTGAATCCGACGGTTGGCGGCACATTCAGGTCATATCGGATTCAAGAATCCGACCTACGGTTTCTAAAGTTTTTTGGGGAACGGACGCGGCGGTTTGGCTTTTCAGACGGCATGATGTGTTCAGGCCGTCTGAAAACGGCGCGAAACCATTGTGCCACAGTATCATTTTTGTGCGTATTTTCTTTCGGACGGCCTATTTGTACAATCTATCCGTATTCAAAAAATAATAGCGAAAGGAAATAGAAAATGCGTATCCCCGAACTCAACCGCATCAACGAATTGGCCGCGCTCGCCAAAACCCGCGTGCTGAGCGCGGAAGAAACCGCCGAACGCGCCGCGCTGCGTCAGGCTTATGTAAACGCCGTTACGGGGCAGTTGAAAAACATCCTCTCCGTGACCACAGTCATCGACAGCGAAGGCAACGATGTGACGCCCGCCGCTTTGCGCAAGGCGCAGGCCGAAGGGATGGCCGTCTGAAAAACAAACATTTGAATTCAAACAAAAAAGGAACCGCCTCATGAGAAAAATCCGCTGCATTTACGACGCGCCGCGCCGCTATTGGGTCGGCAACGGTTTCCACGTTTCCCCGCTGTTTTCCCACATGGCCGAAGACAAGCAGACCAATCCGTTTTTGATGTTCGACTACGCCATTCCCGAAGAATTTGCACCCAACGAAGGCCTCCCGCGCGGCGTGGGAGCGCACCCGCACAAAGGTTTTGAAACCGTGACCATCGCCTACCACGGCGAAGTGCAGCACCGCGACAGCAGCGGCGGTGGCGGCGTCATTAAAGAAGGCGACGTGCAATGGATGACTGCGGGCGCGGGGATTGTGCACGACGAGTTTCACTCCGAAGCCTTCAGCAAACGCGGCGGGCTGTTTGAAATGGCGCAGCTCTGGGTCAACCTGCCGCGTGCGCACAAAGAAACGCCGCCGCGCTACCAGCACCTCGCCGCCGAAACCATCCCCGTCGTCGCACTGGACAACAGCGCCGGCAGCCTGCGCATCATCGCGGGCGAACTCGACGGCGTGAAAGGTGCGGCCGAAACCTTCACCGAAATGAATGTTTGGGACGTGAAACTCAACCCAAACGGCAAAACTACGCTGACGCTGCCGTCCGACCACAACCTCGCCTTCGCCGTGCGCCGTGGCAACGTAACCTTCAACGGCGAACGCACCGTCGGCGCCACCCAGCTCGTGACCTTTGAAACCGACGCCGGCGAAGTTGTTCTGCGCGTTGACGAAAACGGCGCCGAGCTGCTGCTCTTAAGCGGTGTGCCCATTAACGAACCCGTCGCCGCCCACGGCCCGTTTGTGATGAACACGCGCGAAGAGCTGGTCAAGGCGTTTGAAGATTTCAACGCCGGGAAGTTTGGCTGGTTGGGTTGATTTTGGGGATTAACAAGACTGAAGGCCGTCTGAAAATATTCAGACGGCCTTTTAGCGTTTCATGCCGTCTGAAATGCCGTAGGCTGGGCTCGGTTGGTGAGCCTGTCGAACCATCAGCCCAGCATGCTTCCCTATTGCCTGAAACTTATTCGATGTAATCTCAAACGAACCTGCTGGGCTAAAGCCCAGCCTACGCCGGGAAAGAAATTCGGTTTTCAGACGGCCTCCCGACAGTCCTATGATTTTTAAAAAGCCGCGCCAACCGTGCTATAATCCGCCGCGCATACAGGCCGGACAGACAGTCGCCGCGCGGCGCAGGCTGCGGGGAGGAAAGTCCGGGCTCCGAAGAGCAGAATGCCGGCTAACGGCCGGGCGCGGTAACGCGACGGAAAGTGGAACAGAAAGCATAACCGCCGATGGTTCTCCGCCGCAGCCTTTTGCGTCATTACAAGTAGGGCGCAAAAGGCTGCGGCGGGAACACAGGTAAGGGTGAAATGGTGCGGTAAGAGCGCACCGTGCACTTGGCAACAAGGCGCAGCAGGCCAAACCCCATTCGGAGCAAGACCAAACAGAACGCAACGACGCTGCTCGCCGAGCGTTCGGGTAGGTTGCTGGAGCGCATCAGCAATGGTGCGCCTAGAGGAATGACTGTCCGACGACAGAACCCGGCTTACCGTCCGACCAGTGTGCCCCGAATGCAAATAAGGCCGTCTGACACTTCGACTACGCTCAGTAACCGAATTTCAGACGGCTTGTTTTATCCTATGCGGGTATTTATAATGCCCGCGGGGCTGGTAAGCAAAAAGCCCCATTCGCAGTGGGGCTTTTTGTTTGAAACCAACGGTTTCATAATGAAACAGACCACTCGCAAAGGCTGCTTCAGACTGAAACTCAGTACAGTCATTGAGATAATCTTAATGCTTGTGCTGTTGCTAAGTCAATAACGGGGCAGTAAAAAAACAAAAAACCTTACGTTTCCGCCTGCCCTCAAAAGCAGGCGGTTTTTCCTTTTCCCCAGGCCGTCTGAAAAATGTAAACCCGCGCCCGATTCTTTTTGCAAATCCTTAACTTATCCCCGCTTGGCATTTCGGTATAAGCACACCATATTCAAGTTTTCCCCATCTTTAGGAACAAGCCCATGAATCTGAACAGCCTGCTCAACCAAGTGTTAAACACCGTACAGAAAAGCGGCGGAAAAGCCGCCAAAACCGCGTCCGACAACAACCTGCTCGGCACACTCGGCGGCAGCGCGCTGGCCGCAGGCGTCGCCTCCATGCTGTTTAAAAAGAAAAACGCAGGCTCCCTGCTCAAAGTCGGTTCGCTCGCCGCATTGGGCGTATTGGCCTACAAAGCCTACCAAAGCCGCCAAGAGAGCAACCCCGCCCAACCCGCGCCCGAGCAAAGCGCGTTCCAACCGACCGGGCAGATTGCCGAAGACCACAGCCGTACCGTATTGCGCGCCATGATTGCCGCCGCCGCTTCAGACGGCCTGATTGACGACGCGGAAAAACAGTTAATCGCCCAAGAAGGAGGCGGCGACGCCGAAACCTCGCGCTGGCTGATGGCCGAATACGCCAACCCTGCCACCGTTGCCGATCTTGCCCGCGAAGTCGGCGGCAATCAGGCACTGGCAGCGGAAGTTTATCTCGCCGCCCGAGCCGTCTGCGCCGATTTGTCGCGCAAAGAAATCGTTTTTCTCGCGCAGCTTTCCGAAGCGCTGGAGCTCGACGATGCGCTGGTTGAAAAACTGGAACAGCAGTTGGGTTTATAAGATTGTTTGTAAACAGCAAAGGCCGTCTGAAATTCGGTTATTGAGCGTAGCCGAAGTATCAGACGGCCTTTTGTTTGTCCGATGGCCTTCGAGCGTCAGCCACCGGTGTTTCTGTAAGTATGCTAATGATGAGGCCGTCTGAAAAATGACGAGCTTTTCAGCAGCCGTAGGGTGGGTAAACCCACCGTTTGACCGCAGGCCAAAATCCAGATGTTGAAAATTTTTTAGGCAGTCTTGCCTTTCAGGCAAGCGGTGGGTTTACACCCACCCTACGGCTAATTGTATCTGCGAAACCCCGCGGCAACCGGTGGCTGAGCGTAGATAGCCGAAGCCTGTTTGCATCGCGGAAATGTCTGGCAGGACTTTGACTGCGCTAAGCCGCCGGTGTTTCTGTAAGCATACAGATGATGAGGCCGTCTGAAATTCGGTTACTGAGCGTAGCCGAAGTTTCAGACGGCCTCTGCTTTCCCAAACCTCAGCGGCAGGTAAAACTTTCCGCTTTATTTTTATCCCCGCCCGTGTAAACGGCGGTTTTCGGGTAGGCGCAAAGCGGCATACTGCGGCCGGGGAAGGCTTTACCCTTGGCGGTGAGGCGTTCGGGGGCTTGGCCTTTGTCGTGCCAGTTTTCCAGCGCGGTGAGCGGGTCGAAGTCGTCAAACGCCTGTCCGCCGCCGCAATGGGTCATGCCGGGGACCATAAACATGCGGCTGAATTCCTCTGCGCCGGCGGTGTCGCGCTGCATTTGGCGGAACCAGTCGCGCTGGTCTTTGGCGGAAAATACCGGGTCGGAGATGCCGGTGGCGATGATGAACCGGCCGCCTCGCACTTTGAAGCCGGACATATCGGTGGCCGTGGCGTCGTTGATTTTGCCGGTGGCGTAGGTTTTCGGCGTGTCGCGGTCGAAGTCGAACTTCGCGACATCAAAATCGGGCACGGCGGGGGTCATGAAATACCATTTGAGCGAGCCTTCGCCCAGCGTGATGTTGCGGGCGTCGGGCTTGGCGGTTTGCGAGTTGCCGAGTTTCCAGCTGCGCCAGCCTTCGGCGCTGATGCCTGTATCGTAAAACCAGCCGCTGTAAATCTGCTGCCCTTTGCTGTTTTTCGCGCCGCCGAACACGGCTTTGAGCACAGCGGTTTTAGCGCGGCCCAAACCGGCGGATTCGGGTTTGAAATCACAGCTTTCCCAAGCATTGATCACGCCGTCTTTCAGGCCGTCTTTGGCATCGCAGCGTTTTAAGACGGCCCGGCTGACTTTGTCCAAATCCTTTTGTGTCAGGGCGTTGGCGAGGATTTTTTGGCCGGCTGAATTTTTCGGCGCGATTTTCATGAATTGGTGCGTGTCCCACACTTCGGCCACGGCGGCGCGGGAGAGGCGGAAGCCCGGATTGGCGGCAATCACGCCGTCAAATTCCTGCGGGTAGCGCTGCGCAGCGATCATCGCTTCGCGTCCGCCGTTAGAACAGCCCATAAAATAGCTGTGTTTCGGTGCGGCGCGGTACATCCGGTAAAGCAGCTCTTTGGCCGCCGCCGTGGTTTTGCCGATTGAGCGGTAGGCAAAATCCAAACGCGCGTCCGGATCGGCGCCGAAATCGGGCGTCGGCGTCGGGTGGCCGCCGTCCATGCTGACCACGGCATAGCCGCGCATCAGCGCGGGTGTGGCGGTGGAACTGCGTACGGGAACGCTGCCGACGGCGGGCGCGACAAAGCCGTCCACGCCGCCGCCGCCTTGAAACAGGAATCTGCCGTTCCATTGTGCGGGCAGGCGGAGCTGGAATTTCGTGCCGTAATGTTTGCCGTCAACGCCGGTGCGCGCGCCGATTTCGCCCTCGACCACGCAATGCGCGCCTGCTTTCTGCGCCTGCGCCGCACCGCCCGTCAGCGCAGACATTCTGTCTGCCCCGACCGAGCCGTCGGCCGACCATTCTGCTTTGGTGATTTGGGTGTCGGCGATTTTGGCGTTTTTCAGCGCGGTACATTGTTCGGCGGACGCGGCAAACGCAGGCGCGGCCACGGCGGCGAGAAGCGCAGGAAGGATTTTGTGCGGTTTCATGGCGGTGCTTTCGTGGGGTGAGATGATTGAATTTTAGTACATGGAAAGGCCGTCTGAAAACAGGGACAGGGTTTCAGACGGCCTTTTAAGCGTTTGAATGCCGTCTGAACATCCGGCCGGTTTGGAAACGCGGATTCCGGGCGTTCCGAAAATCAGTGCCCGTTCCCGCGGGAGGAGGACAGGGGAGGCTTGTTTGGTTCGAACCGGTATTTTCAGACGGCCTCCGTCTGCTCCTCTTCCCGCGCGTCGGCTTTGTTGCCCAGCAGATGTTCGCGCAGGCGTTGGCGTTCGTAAGTATCCAGCCATTTGCGGCGGGTGCGCTGGAGGAGGATGACCAGCGAAGCGACTTCGCTGCGGGTGTTGATGCTCAGCCATAAAAAGCCCTGCCATTCGAACGGCAGCCGGCGGGAGAGGCGCTCGAGTTCGGGCGTCATGCCGGGCAGAAAGCGGATGCGGCGGGCGTAGTGGCCTTTAATCAGGCGCACGGTCAGACGCAGTTCGCGTTGGAACCGGGAAAAATGGCGGTCGAGCAGGCGCATTTCGTCTTCGCTGATGACGGGTTTGGGCAGGCGGCCGGCGGTGGTAAGCAGCAGCTCGGTGGAATTGACGATTTTTCGGTGGGCGTGCTGCATGGCTTCCATCATGGGTTTGGAGATGTGGCTTTCGCCCGATACGGCGGCAAGGTGGCTGCGGCTTTTGACGAGGCGGGCGTTGATCTGCTTCATTTTGGCCATGTTTTGGTTGAAACGCTCGCGGGTCATGGTTTTGCCGTCGCCGACTTCGGCGATGATGCGGCTGCATTCGGTGAGGTTGTCGGCAAGCATGAAGCGCCACATCAGGGTGGAACGCAGCGGCAGGAGTTTGGCGGCGACGATGGCGATGAGGGCGCCGAATAAGACGTTCATGGCGCGGGTGAGGCCGCTGTCGAGCCAGTCGTGGCGGTTGTCGCCGATGAGCATACACATGGTCAGGCCGGCGAGCATGGGGATGTAGCCGTTTTTGCCGACGGCCGACCAGCCGGATACGGCGCTGAGGATGCCGACGATGAGGTAAAACAGGATGTTGCCGTGGAAATAGTGTTGGTTGAGCCATAGAATGCCCAAGCCGGCGGCAAGGCCGATGACGGTGCCGAGCATGCGTTCGACGGCTTTGGAGTAAATCGCGCCTTGAAACTGAAGCATACCGAGCACGACAAACACGGTCATGCCGATCCATTCGCCGTGCTCCAAGCCGGCGACGCGCGCCAGAAGGGTGGCGAACAAAACGGCCAATCCGAGCCTGATAGCGTGGATCAGGCGGCTGTAACGGTAGCGTTCGTAGGAGTTGAGCCAGCGTTCGGCGATGCGGGCGCGTTCGGCGGGAGAGGTCATTGGGGATTTTTCGGAAAGAAAACAGGTGCGTATCTTAAACGGAAACGGGCGGAATTTGTAGCGGAATGCCTGAGGCCGTCTGAAACCGACAGCTTCAAGCCGTTGCAAAAATCAGAAACATCCGCTTAAAGGCCGTCTGAAACGGTTAATTCCTCAACGGACGCCATTCCCGCGCAGGCGGGAATGGCGTCCGTGAAAGCTCGGCTGCTGAGCGAAGTCGAAAGTACTTGCCACTGAGCGTAGTCGAAGTGTCAGACGGCCTTTAGGCAGATTTTGGAAAACGGGCGGAATCCGGCTGTTTTGAGCTGTTTCTGTGTGTGGGATTTTTGCTAACACTTTGAAACTGCTTTAAATTCCGTTTCCTCTAGTACAAAAATCCCTACCCGCATTGTCAACAAACTGCTAGAATCCGCCCATCTTTTTCAGACGGCCTGATGCTTGGGAAAGCGGTTGGGGCCGTCTGAAAACTGTTTTTTGGAGGAATGATATGACTGAATCCTTGCACAATCTGGTGAAGGCTGTGAACGGCCCGATGTGGGATTGGCTGATTTTTGTTTTGCTCGGCACGGGGCTGTTTTTCACGCTGACGACGGGTTTTGTCCAAATCCGCCTGTTTGCCCAAAGCGTGCGCGCGATGCTCGGCGGGCGCAGGCAGGGCGACGATCCGCACGGCATTACGCCGTTTCAGGCGTTTGTGACCGGTTTGGCCAGCCGCGTGGGCGTGGGCAATATTGCGGGCGTGGCGATTGCGATTTCCGTCGGCGGCCCCGGTGCGGTGTTTTGGATGTGGCTGGTGGCCTTTATCGGCATGAGTTCGGCGTTTGCCGAGTCGTCGTTGGCGCAGCTTTTTAAAATCCGCGATTACGACAACCACCATTTCCGCGGCGGTCCGGCCTATTACATCACGCGCGGCCTGGGGCAGCGCTGGATGGGGATTCTGTTTGCGCTGAGTCTGATTTTCTGTTTCGGACTGGTGTATGAGGCGGTGCAGTCGAATACGGTGGCGGTGGCCGCCAAAGTGGCTTGGGGCTGGGACGAACACGCCGTCGGCGTGGCTTTGGTCATCATGACCGCGCCGATTATTTTCGGCGGCATCCGCCGCGTCGCGCGGTGGGCGGAGCTGGTTGTGCCGGTGATGGCGGTTCTGTATCTTTTGATGGCGCTGTATATCGTCGGCACAAATGTCGCGATGATTCCGAACGTGTTTGAGATGATCATCGGCAATGCGTTTAAATCCGACGCGGCGGGCGGCGGCCTGCTCGGCGGTTTGATTTCGCAAACGATGATGATGGGCATCAAACGCGGCCTGTATTCCAACGAGGCGGGTCAGGGTTCGGCGCCGAATGCGGCGGCGGCGGCGGAGGTGAAACACCCTGTGTCGCAAGGCATGATTCAGATGCTGGGCGTGTTTGTCGATACCATGATTGTGTGTTCGTGTACCGCGTTTATCATTTTGGTTTCCGACCTGCCGGCGGATCACGGTTTAAGCGGCGCGCAACTGACGCAGGCGGCGATTGTCAGCCATGTGGGCAACTGGGGCGCGGATTTTCTGGCGGTGATTCTGTTTTTATTCGCGTTTTCCACCATCATCGGCAACTACGCTTATGCGGAATCGAATGTGCAGTTTATCAAGAGCAACTGGCAGATTCTCTCGCTCTTCCGCATGGGCGTGTTGGGTATGGTGTATTTCGGCGCGGTGAACGAAGTGCCGCTGGTGTGGGACATGGCCGATATGGCAATGGGCACGATGGCGTGGATCAACCTGATTGCCATTCTGCTGCTCTCGCCGCTGGTCTTCCTGCTGCTGAAGGATTACACCGCCAAGCTGAAAATGGGCAAGGATCCTGAGTTTAAACTTTCCGAACACCCGGGTTTGAAACGTAAGATTAAATCGGATATTTGGTAAGGTTTTGGGTTTGAAGAGAAAGGCCGTCTGAAAATTTCAGACGGCCTTTGCCATATCTATCTTCAAAACCCCGCTTAATTGCGGTTGCGCCCCATATCCGCGGCAGCGGTAAACAGCACGTCGGTAGAGGAATTGAGCGCGGTTTCGGCGGAATCCTGAATCACGCCGATGATGAAGCCGACGGCGACGACCTGCATGGAAATGTCGTTGGAAATGCCGAACAGGCTGCACGCCATCGGGATCAGCAGCAGCGATCCGCCCGCCACGCCGGATGCACCGCAGGCGCCGACGGTGGCGACCAGACTCAAGAGGACGGCTGTCCAGAAGTCAACCTGAATGCCCAGCGTATGCGCGGCAGCCATCGACAACACGGTAATGGTAATCGCCGCGCCGGCCATATTGATGGTGGCGCCCAACGGAATGGAAATGGAATAAGTGTCTTCGTGCAGGCCGAGTTTTTTCGCCAGCGCCATGTTGACCGGAATATTGGCGGCGGACGAGCGGGTGAAAAAGGCGTACACACCGCTTTCGCGCAGGCAGGTCAACACAAGCGGGTAGGGGTTGCGGCGGATTTTCCACCATACAATCAACGGGTTGACGACCAGTGCGATGAAAATCATGCTGCCCAGCAATACGCCCAGCAGTTTCGCATAGCTCAAAAGCGCGTCAAAACCCGTTTCGGCTACCGTGGAGGCCACCAAACCGAAAATACCCAGAGGGGCAAACTTAATCACCCATTTCACGACGGTTGAAACCGCTTCGGCCAAATCGGCGACCACTTGGCGGGTGGTGTCCGAACCGTGGTTGCGCAAGGCCGCGCCCAAAATCAGCGCCCAAGCGAGAATGCCGATGTAGTTGGCATTGGCGACGGCGTTAATCGGGTTGGCAACCAAGTTCATCAAGACGTTTTTCAAAACTTCTGCAATCCCCGACGGCGGCGTGGTCGAAACATCGCCGGCGTTGGCCAGCACAATAGACGTCGGGAACATAAAGCTGGCCGCCACCGCCACCACTGCGGCGGCAAACGTGCCCAACATATACAAAACAATGATCGGCCTGATATAGGCTTCATTGCCTTTTTGGTGCCGCGCGATGGCCGACATCACCAAAATAAACACCAAAACCGGCGCCACGGCTTTGAGCGCGCCGACAAACAGGCTGCCGAAAAGTCCCGCGCCCATGCCCGCATCCGGCGCGAGCCAGCCGAGTAAAATGCCCAAAACCAAGCCGATAACGATTTGGGTAACCAAATCGATGCGGTTGAGTGTGCCAAACACCGAATTGCTGCCAGCCATAAGAATCTTCTTTTTTAATGT
Coding sequences within it:
- a CDS encoding alanine/glycine:cation symporter family protein, whose protein sequence is MTESLHNLVKAVNGPMWDWLIFVLLGTGLFFTLTTGFVQIRLFAQSVRAMLGGRRQGDDPHGITPFQAFVTGLASRVGVGNIAGVAIAISVGGPGAVFWMWLVAFIGMSSAFAESSLAQLFKIRDYDNHHFRGGPAYYITRGLGQRWMGILFALSLIFCFGLVYEAVQSNTVAVAAKVAWGWDEHAVGVALVIMTAPIIFGGIRRVARWAELVVPVMAVLYLLMALYIVGTNVAMIPNVFEMIIGNAFKSDAAGGGLLGGLISQTMMMGIKRGLYSNEAGQGSAPNAAAAAEVKHPVSQGMIQMLGVFVDTMIVCSCTAFIILVSDLPADHGLSGAQLTQAAIVSHVGNWGADFLAVILFLFAFSTIIGNYAYAESNVQFIKSNWQILSLFRMGVLGMVYFGAVNEVPLVWDMADMAMGTMAWINLIAILLLSPLVFLLLKDYTAKLKMGKDPEFKLSEHPGLKRKIKSDIW
- the sstT gene encoding serine/threonine transporter SstT; this encodes MAGSNSVFGTLNRIDLVTQIVIGLVLGILLGWLAPDAGMGAGLFGSLFVGALKAVAPVLVFILVMSAIARHQKGNEAYIRPIIVLYMLGTFAAAVVAVAASFMFPTSIVLANAGDVSTTPPSGIAEVLKNVLMNLVANPINAVANANYIGILAWALILGAALRNHGSDTTRQVVADLAEAVSTVVKWVIKFAPLGIFGLVASTVAETGFDALLSYAKLLGVLLGSMIFIALVVNPLIVWWKIRRNPYPLVLTCLRESGVYAFFTRSSAANIPVNMALAKKLGLHEDTYSISIPLGATINMAGAAITITVLSMAAAHTLGIQVDFWTAVLLSLVATVGACGASGVAGGSLLLIPMACSLFGISNDISMQVVAVGFIIGVIQDSAETALNSSTDVLFTAAADMGRNRN